A DNA window from Anaerocolumna sp. AGMB13020 contains the following coding sequences:
- a CDS encoding ThuA domain-containing protein, whose product MSNKIRVTIWNEYRHEKMEGKIKEIYPEGIHKVLADCFTGENFEVRTATLDEEFHGLTDEVLESTDVLFWWGHMAHNEVSDEIVEKVQNRVLNGMGLVVLHSGHHSKIFRRLMGTSCNLKWRVADEKERLWVVEPGHPITEGIGEYIELPKEEMYGEQFEIPNPDELIFISWFEGGEVCRSGCCFNRGRGKIFYFRPGHEEYPTYYNKDIQRVLVNAAGYLAPVKRGDARPEHAENIPVPLESIQQKE is encoded by the coding sequence ATGAGTAATAAGATACGTGTAACAATATGGAATGAATACCGTCATGAGAAAATGGAAGGAAAAATCAAGGAGATCTATCCGGAAGGAATTCATAAGGTTTTAGCTGACTGCTTTACAGGAGAGAACTTTGAAGTTCGCACGGCAACTCTGGATGAAGAATTCCATGGACTGACAGATGAGGTTCTTGAAAGTACAGATGTTCTGTTCTGGTGGGGACATATGGCACACAATGAAGTAAGTGATGAAATCGTTGAAAAGGTACAGAACAGAGTCTTAAATGGTATGGGACTTGTGGTATTGCATTCAGGCCATCATTCCAAAATTTTCAGACGTTTAATGGGAACCTCCTGTAATTTAAAATGGAGAGTTGCTGATGAGAAAGAACGATTATGGGTAGTGGAACCAGGGCATCCTATTACAGAAGGTATTGGAGAATATATCGAGCTTCCCAAAGAAGAAATGTATGGGGAACAGTTTGAGATACCAAACCCCGATGAATTGATTTTTATCAGCTGGTTTGAAGGCGGGGAAGTATGCAGAAGCGGCTGCTGCTTTAACAGAGGAAGAGGTAAGATTTTCTATTTCCGTCCGGGTCACGAAGAATATCCTACCTACTATAATAAGGATATTCAAAGGGTATTAGTAAATGCAGCCGGTTATCTGGCACCTGTGAAAAGAGGGGATGCAAGACCGGAGCATGCGGAAAATATACCGGTACCTTTGGAGAGCATTCAACAGAAGGAGTAA
- a CDS encoding SPFH domain-containing protein: protein MPYALIIIVVLFLLVVASCVRIVPQAYSYVVERLGGYQATWNVGIHFMVPFIDKVAKKVLLKEQVVDFAPQPVITKDNVTMKIDTVVFFQITDPKLFAYGVERPILAIENLTATTLRNIIGDLELDQTLTSREIINTKMRVSLDVATDPWGIKVNRVELKNIIPPAAIQDAMEKQMKAERERREAILRAEGEKTSQILVAEGKKQSTILEAEADKASAILHAEAQKEATIREAEGQAEAILTVQKANADGIRFLNEANPSMAVLQIKSLEAFQKAADGKATKIIIPSEIQGIAGLAKSITEVVSDKQ, encoded by the coding sequence GTGCCATATGCATTAATTATTATAGTAGTTCTATTTTTATTAGTAGTAGCGTCCTGTGTACGCATTGTTCCTCAGGCTTATTCTTATGTAGTAGAGCGTCTGGGTGGATATCAGGCAACCTGGAATGTAGGTATTCATTTTATGGTGCCTTTCATTGATAAGGTGGCAAAAAAAGTTCTCTTAAAGGAGCAGGTAGTAGATTTTGCTCCTCAGCCCGTTATCACCAAGGACAATGTAACCATGAAGATTGATACGGTAGTATTCTTCCAGATTACAGATCCGAAACTGTTTGCATACGGTGTGGAGCGTCCTATCCTTGCAATTGAGAACCTGACAGCAACCACACTTCGTAATATTATTGGTGATCTGGAGCTGGATCAGACTCTTACTTCCAGAGAAATCATCAATACAAAAATGAGAGTTTCTTTGGACGTAGCGACGGACCCTTGGGGAATCAAGGTAAATCGTGTAGAATTAAAAAACATCATTCCTCCTGCAGCTATTCAGGATGCCATGGAGAAACAGATGAAGGCAGAGCGAGAGCGAAGAGAGGCTATCCTTCGTGCAGAAGGTGAGAAGACTTCACAGATTCTTGTGGCAGAGGGTAAGAAACAGTCAACTATTCTGGAAGCGGAAGCAGATAAGGCATCAGCAATTCTTCATGCAGAAGCGCAGAAGGAAGCAACCATAAGAGAAGCAGAAGGTCAAGCAGAAGCTATTCTTACTGTTCAGAAAGCAAATGCTGACGGTATCCGTTTCTTAAATGAAGCGAATCCCAGCATGGCTGTTCTTCAGATTAAGAGCCTTGAGGCTTTCCAAAAGGCAGCGGACGGAAAGGCTACTAAGATTATTATTCCTTCTGAGATTCAGGGTATTGCAGGTCTTGCAAAATCCATTACGGAAGTAGTATCCGATAAACAGTAA
- a CDS encoding NfeD family protein, with amino-acid sequence MDSIYWLVALTVLLIIEIITLGLTSIWFAGGALAAFLLSLFTDNLILEIGIFVAVSLVLLYFTRPIAMKYFNNKREKTNYEALEGSSGKVLELIDNFNSTGVVLLNGLEWTARSSDDTIIQVGKKVIVKKVSGVKLIVEVEREGV; translated from the coding sequence GTGGACTCAATTTATTGGCTCGTTGCTCTGACAGTACTTCTGATTATCGAAATCATAACACTGGGATTGACATCCATATGGTTTGCCGGAGGTGCATTAGCCGCATTCCTGCTATCCCTGTTCACAGATAATCTGATCTTAGAGATTGGTATATTCGTTGCAGTATCATTAGTCTTACTGTACTTTACAAGACCAATAGCAATGAAATATTTCAATAATAAGCGTGAAAAGACCAACTATGAGGCCTTGGAGGGAAGTTCCGGTAAAGTCCTTGAGTTAATCGACAATTTTAACAGTACCGGTGTGGTGCTGCTGAATGGACTGGAATGGACAGCAAGATCCAGCGATGATACAATCATCCAGGTAGGAAAGAAAGTCATAGTAAAAAAAGTTTCCGGTGTGAAACTAATCGTAGAGGTAGAAAGAGAGGGTGTTTAA